A window of Pedobacter lusitanus contains these coding sequences:
- a CDS encoding AMP-binding protein, with product MKLYDLIQSNKNLVFTDALTDLSYSVSEFHQSISIDDKKAVVFLYTDNMIGSVEVFLNFLQSRFTVTLLSPQLDIQFKLELEQAYQPYYIYDPSRTEIDGFSAYTASSRIQLFKNESEPDYPVHEEIKLLLSTSGTTGSPKFVKLSDQNLVQNAHSILEFLPILETDVTPLNVPIIFVYGLSIFTSNCIAGGRMICTNRDILQKTFWEDFDKYACTSIGGVPYVYEMLNRIGFFKKVYPSLRYMTQTGGILNRTLVQVLAEHSTRQETQFFVMYGQTEAAGRMAYLPPADLFTKNTSIGIPIKNGSFEIDPDSSELIYLGPNIFGGYAKKPEDLNTFHHSERLQTGDVGRKDEDGYYYITGRIKRIVKLFGTRMNLDEVELILKNALGGETFVCMGIEDKSILVLHLNEELVADQVKSILKEKLNVHPSMVKVKFVESVPLTPNGKIDYSTAIQLMD from the coding sequence ATGAAACTTTACGATTTAATACAAAGCAATAAAAATCTGGTTTTTACAGATGCGCTGACAGATCTATCCTATAGTGTCAGTGAATTTCATCAGTCTATCAGCATAGATGATAAAAAAGCAGTGGTGTTTTTATATACAGATAATATGATCGGTTCGGTAGAAGTGTTTTTAAACTTTCTGCAAAGCCGTTTTACAGTAACCTTATTAAGCCCGCAACTGGATATACAGTTTAAGCTGGAACTGGAACAGGCTTATCAGCCTTATTATATCTATGATCCTTCCCGTACCGAAATTGATGGATTCAGTGCTTATACTGCCTCTTCAAGGATTCAATTGTTCAAAAATGAGTCTGAGCCGGATTATCCGGTACATGAAGAGATCAAATTATTGCTGAGTACTTCAGGAACGACAGGCTCTCCAAAATTTGTCAAGTTATCAGATCAGAACTTAGTACAGAATGCCCATTCCATTCTTGAATTCCTTCCTATCCTGGAAACTGATGTAACACCATTGAATGTGCCCATCATTTTTGTCTACGGCTTATCTATTTTTACCAGTAATTGTATTGCCGGCGGAAGAATGATCTGTACCAACAGGGATATTTTACAGAAAACCTTCTGGGAAGATTTTGATAAATATGCCTGTACCTCTATCGGTGGTGTGCCCTATGTTTATGAGATGCTTAACCGCATCGGCTTTTTCAAAAAAGTATATCCTTCATTAAGATATATGACACAGACTGGCGGAATTCTTAACCGTACACTGGTGCAGGTGCTGGCCGAACACAGTACCAGACAGGAAACACAGTTTTTTGTCATGTACGGACAGACCGAAGCTGCCGGAAGAATGGCTTATCTGCCGCCCGCTGATCTGTTTACTAAAAATACTTCAATCGGTATTCCGATTAAAAACGGAAGTTTTGAGATTGACCCGGACAGCAGTGAACTGATCTATCTTGGACCTAATATTTTTGGTGGTTATGCCAAAAAGCCCGAAGATCTGAACACCTTTCATCATAGTGAACGTTTACAGACAGGCGATGTAGGCAGAAAAGATGAAGATGGTTATTACTATATCACCGGAAGGATCAAAAGGATTGTTAAATTATTCGGAACCCGGATGAATCTGGACGAAGTAGAGCTGATTCTTAAAAATGCACTGGGCGGGGAAACTTTTGTCTGCATGGGTATCGAAGATAAATCTATACTGGTACTTCATTTAAATGAAGAACTGGTAGCAGATCAGG
- a CDS encoding acyl carrier protein: MSMSPKLQEVFATALALPADQITNDLAYQSVPEWDSMSHMILIAELESKYSITIETEDLLEMNDVTNVITGLKKYGVEA, from the coding sequence ATGAGCATGTCACCAAAATTACAAGAAGTTTTTGCTACTGCCTTAGCACTTCCTGCTGATCAGATCACTAACGACCTGGCTTATCAGAGTGTACCGGAATGGGATTCCATGTCACATATGATTCTTATTGCAGAACTGGAATCTAAATATTCAATTACTATTGAAACCGAAGATTTACTGGAAATGAATGATGTTACCAATGTCATAACGGGATTAAAAAAATACGGAGTAGAGGCTTAA
- a CDS encoding MATE family efflux transporter, whose translation MKTIILQTRSVLLLLRQAVQGTEKKFTTGGINRAIVLLSVPMVLELTMESLFVFVNIFFVSKLGANAILIVGITQSINAVAYSVAMGLSIAASTIIARRVGESNFKEAGSTAMQAIYVGVSIGGIIAAGLCIFSNQVLRAVGASDSLIVYGHLFSQLILGSVFLLILRMLLNGIFRGAGDAAMAMRNLWVSNLLNIILCPILIFGWGFIPGFGLTGVALATVIARVIGVIYQFWYLIRGRTIIVIRKAQLAFVPGIVKSILRLGFAGTFQYLIPSSSWLIMTKIITHFGADAFAGYIIAQRVASVATMPAWGIGNAAGVLTGQNMGANQPERAEQTVWRAGWFNMCFLSLVAVFWLFFAKDVIGIFTSVPGILQNGVMYIQYLSIAYVLLGYTMVISRALNAAGNVRQLTMLYVLMFYITQLPLAWFLGINMNWGTKGVFIAILTSELVLAIACIIIFRKGDWKKTKV comes from the coding sequence ATGAAAACGATCATCCTGCAAACAAGATCAGTACTGCTGTTGCTGCGGCAGGCAGTACAGGGCACAGAGAAGAAATTTACTACCGGCGGCATTAACAGGGCAATAGTCCTGCTGTCGGTCCCCATGGTTCTGGAGCTGACCATGGAATCTCTTTTTGTGTTCGTGAATATATTTTTTGTCAGTAAGCTTGGTGCGAATGCCATTCTTATTGTAGGAATTACCCAGTCTATAAATGCAGTTGCCTATTCGGTAGCTATGGGCCTTAGTATTGCTGCCTCTACCATTATAGCCAGGCGCGTTGGAGAGTCTAACTTTAAAGAGGCCGGTTCTACTGCTATGCAGGCCATTTATGTCGGTGTAAGCATCGGTGGAATCATTGCTGCAGGTTTGTGTATCTTCTCTAATCAGGTATTACGTGCAGTAGGTGCTTCAGATTCACTGATTGTATACGGACATTTGTTTTCTCAGCTCATACTGGGCAGTGTGTTTTTACTGATCCTCAGAATGCTGTTAAACGGAATATTCCGGGGTGCCGGAGATGCAGCTATGGCGATGCGGAACTTATGGGTCTCCAATCTCCTCAATATTATACTCTGCCCTATACTGATTTTTGGCTGGGGTTTTATCCCTGGCTTTGGTCTTACCGGAGTTGCTCTGGCCACTGTGATTGCCAGGGTTATAGGTGTAATCTATCAATTCTGGTATCTGATCAGAGGCAGGACAATTATTGTGATCAGGAAGGCACAGCTTGCATTTGTTCCCGGAATCGTGAAGAGCATTTTGCGTCTGGGTTTTGCAGGTACTTTTCAATACCTGATTCCTTCTTCCAGCTGGCTGATCATGACCAAGATCATTACCCATTTTGGTGCTGACGCATTTGCCGGATACATTATCGCTCAGCGTGTAGCTTCAGTAGCTACAATGCCGGCCTGGGGAATCGGAAACGCTGCAGGCGTACTGACCGGACAGAATATGGGCGCCAATCAGCCCGAACGTGCCGAACAGACCGTATGGCGTGCAGGCTGGTTTAATATGTGCTTTTTAAGTCTGGTTGCTGTATTCTGGTTGTTTTTTGCCAAAGATGTCATTGGCATATTTACCAGCGTACCCGGCATACTTCAAAACGGAGTCATGTATATACAGTATTTGTCCATTGCTTATGTTCTGCTGGGTTATACCATGGTGATTTCCAGGGCGCTGAATGCTGCCGGAAATGTAAGACAGCTGACTATGCTCTATGTACTGATGTTTTATATTACCCAGCTTCCGTTAGCCTGGTTTCTGGGGATTAATATGAACTGGGGAACTAAAGGAGTCTTTATCGCTATTCTCACTTCCGAACTGGTACTGGCTATAGCCTGTATTATCATCTTCAGAAAAGGTGACTGGAAGAAAACCAAAGTCTGA
- a CDS encoding IucA/IucC family protein, giving the protein MTTTNFTGSIEPLNITIWEKVNLNLFAKTLTELMHEHVALPLITGKDEDGLIHFRLNTDHENIYYTFSGYPRMLDYWHVLKPSIKKHENGKERPATDVSAFFVEVQETFGLNSFTLAHYIEEILHTLYADAFMLSKGRIAVGTLADADYQTIEHQMEGHPWIIVNKGRLDFNHTDYLNYAPEANKNIKLLWIAVHKSRAAFKAVEEINEKDFFEAELGKETVAAFKNVLSAKNADPADYLFLPVHEWQWNNKLLILFASDIANQLLIPLASGDDIYSPQQSIRTFFNLSHPDKHYVKTAISILNTGTVRGLPPKQLAIAPRLTAWLKHILLGDQYLQDLGLILLGEVATIGYLHPDYTEIKDPPFQYNEYLGALWRESPGKFLKPGERLMTMAALLYVDDSGKSLVAELIEKSGLKAGEWLMSYLNAYLRPILHIYYQHAVCVNPHGENVILVMENYVPVRIVLKDFAGDILLNEEAQAKLPKDFSENMILSSNPESVPLVILIGVFEAYFRYLGDIFETTTGYDEKSFWRSVYNVIQTYQDEHPELNAKFERYNLFVPHFKRLNINSQRLFNGYKETTGFARSFKSGELGNPLTQFRTEETVSLKES; this is encoded by the coding sequence ATGACAACGACAAATTTCACAGGAAGCATAGAGCCCCTGAATATTACTATATGGGAAAAGGTAAACCTGAATCTGTTTGCTAAGACACTTACAGAGCTTATGCATGAGCATGTTGCTCTCCCGCTGATCACCGGTAAAGACGAAGATGGTTTAATCCATTTCAGATTGAATACTGATCATGAAAATATCTATTATACTTTTTCAGGTTATCCGCGGATGCTGGATTACTGGCATGTGCTGAAGCCTTCCATTAAAAAACATGAAAATGGAAAAGAAAGACCTGCAACAGATGTTTCAGCTTTCTTTGTGGAAGTGCAGGAAACTTTTGGGCTGAATTCTTTTACCCTGGCACATTATATAGAAGAAATCCTGCATACTTTATATGCTGATGCTTTCATGTTATCCAAAGGCCGTATTGCAGTAGGTACACTGGCTGATGCAGATTATCAGACTATCGAACACCAGATGGAAGGTCACCCCTGGATTATAGTTAATAAGGGCAGACTGGACTTTAATCATACAGATTATCTGAATTATGCTCCGGAAGCCAATAAGAACATAAAACTGTTGTGGATTGCTGTGCATAAAAGCCGTGCTGCTTTTAAAGCTGTAGAGGAGATTAATGAAAAGGATTTTTTTGAAGCAGAACTGGGAAAAGAAACAGTTGCGGCATTTAAAAATGTTCTGTCTGCAAAAAATGCAGACCCTGCAGATTATTTGTTTCTGCCCGTACACGAATGGCAATGGAATAATAAACTGCTGATCCTGTTTGCCTCAGATATTGCCAATCAGCTGCTGATTCCTTTAGCCTCTGGTGATGATATTTATTCTCCTCAGCAAAGTATCCGTACTTTTTTTAATCTGAGTCATCCTGATAAACATTATGTCAAGACGGCAATTTCTATTCTGAATACTGGTACGGTAAGAGGGTTACCACCAAAACAACTGGCCATAGCACCGCGTTTAACGGCATGGCTTAAGCATATCCTGCTGGGTGATCAGTATCTTCAGGATCTTGGTTTGATCCTGCTGGGTGAAGTTGCCACTATCGGCTATTTACATCCTGATTACACGGAGATCAAAGATCCGCCATTTCAGTACAATGAATACCTGGGTGCCCTGTGGCGTGAAAGTCCGGGAAAATTCCTGAAACCCGGGGAGCGTTTAATGACTATGGCAGCACTGCTTTATGTAGATGACAGCGGGAAAAGCCTGGTAGCCGAGCTGATAGAAAAATCGGGGCTTAAAGCCGGAGAATGGCTTATGAGTTATCTGAATGCTTATCTCAGACCAATATTGCATATCTATTATCAGCATGCTGTTTGTGTGAATCCGCATGGAGAAAATGTGATACTTGTAATGGAAAACTATGTTCCTGTTCGTATCGTCCTAAAAGATTTTGCTGGTGACATCCTGCTTAATGAAGAAGCACAGGCAAAATTACCCAAAGATTTTTCAGAGAATATGATCCTCTCTTCTAACCCGGAGAGCGTACCACTGGTTATACTTATTGGTGTTTTTGAAGCCTATTTCAGGTATCTGGGAGACATCTTTGAAACGACTACAGGTTATGATGAAAAATCTTTCTGGAGAAGTGTGTACAATGTCATACAGACTTATCAGGATGAACATCCGGAGCTGAACGCCAAATTTGAAAGATATAACCTTTTTGTTCCGCACTTTAAACGTTTGAATATCAATAGTCAGCGCTTATTTAACGGATATAAAGAAACTACAGGATTTGCAAGATCATTTAAAAGCGGCGAATTAGGAAATCCGCTCACCCAGTTCAGAACTGAGGAGACCGTATCCTTAAAAGAAAGTTAA
- a CDS encoding GNAT family N-acetyltransferase: MKTTSTTFDLTELRQQAEQVNFKSLINCCCREFSNWSRYEGIPKYDIALADYMQSSGYTSFLRFDFTSIGIEVFIPLAYYSDSGVHSFFFPVVERNCESDVITTISPKRFIELIAEYAKGGYPDIDPEITLGRLENSISNLRGYLFDFQENKRTANQPEQSFIEAEQCLVLGHSVHPLPKSREGFTERELALYSPETGGQFQLHYFLIHPDNVTEKSSEKELTTVQLRRDILTHGNDAVKSIVQQYPDWTVIPVHPWEANYLLNLAEVKEMQSAGILHSLGQSGPLFTATSSVRTVYNAESEWMYKFSLHVKITNSFRVNYPHELHRGYDASVLLKTAWGDGIRKDFPEINFITDPAFIMVTYKGQVIDGFSTSLRQNPFRAEAAKKNVGMVASLCQDGVLGQAPRMLNLIEEAARRKNRPVEEVALAWFSQYLKITIKPLVGIFNKYGLGGEYHQQNMLVEFDQDLFPLKLHFRDNQGYFFRQGIVEELYTIIPDFGIDSRSFIGEPRLINFHSYYLLVNHLLGVVNAIGRSGLADEQTLISLLYDAYWAEEEADTTGLVAHLLNSTRLTVKGNLLTNLNNMDEASAPRTHPAIYIDFPNPLNKKVFSRELIKPEGKEIVFSRYFAKEDVEITIRPVDLDRDLEMLHEWFHREHALKIWKMNWPIRELETFYRTLLAGDVVNSYIGEANGVPSFNFEVYWACRDLVGNYYDALPNDYGTHQFIAPVDPKLKYASPSTQSILDFVFAEPKVGKMVGEGSVDSMASIMNKAHVGFKIEKVIELPDKKANLNFCYREWYWAKFPAAKDFRNELVSELSTKKV, translated from the coding sequence ATGAAAACTACAAGCACTACTTTCGACTTAACTGAACTGCGTCAGCAGGCAGAGCAGGTTAACTTTAAATCCCTGATCAATTGCTGCTGCCGGGAGTTCAGCAACTGGAGTCGTTATGAAGGTATTCCGAAATATGATATAGCTCTGGCTGATTATATGCAGTCTTCGGGTTATACCTCCTTCTTAAGATTTGATTTTACCAGTATTGGAATAGAAGTATTTATTCCGCTGGCCTATTATTCTGACAGTGGGGTACACTCTTTCTTTTTTCCTGTTGTGGAGCGTAACTGTGAAAGCGATGTGATCACTACGATTAGCCCGAAACGGTTTATTGAGTTAATAGCTGAATATGCAAAAGGCGGTTATCCCGATATTGATCCTGAAATTACGCTGGGACGTCTGGAAAACAGTATAAGTAATTTAAGAGGATACCTGTTTGATTTCCAGGAGAACAAAAGGACAGCCAATCAGCCTGAACAATCATTTATTGAAGCTGAACAGTGCCTGGTTCTCGGGCATAGCGTACACCCGCTGCCAAAAAGCAGGGAAGGTTTCACCGAAAGAGAGCTTGCCTTATATTCTCCGGAAACGGGAGGACAGTTTCAGTTACATTATTTCCTGATTCATCCGGATAATGTAACAGAGAAAAGTTCTGAAAAAGAACTGACCACTGTTCAGTTAAGAAGGGATATATTAACCCATGGGAATGATGCTGTAAAAAGTATTGTGCAGCAATATCCTGACTGGACAGTTATACCGGTACACCCCTGGGAAGCAAATTATCTGTTAAATCTTGCAGAGGTTAAAGAGATGCAGTCAGCAGGAATTTTGCACAGTCTGGGGCAATCGGGTCCTTTGTTTACAGCTACCTCATCCGTTCGTACGGTTTACAATGCAGAAAGTGAGTGGATGTATAAATTCTCCCTTCATGTAAAGATTACAAATTCTTTCCGTGTAAATTATCCGCACGAATTACACCGCGGTTATGATGCAAGTGTATTGTTAAAAACAGCGTGGGGTGATGGCATAAGAAAAGATTTTCCCGAAATCAATTTCATAACTGACCCGGCTTTTATTATGGTAACCTATAAAGGGCAGGTTATTGATGGTTTTAGTACAAGTCTGCGTCAGAATCCTTTCAGAGCAGAGGCTGCAAAGAAGAATGTAGGTATGGTGGCTTCTTTATGCCAGGATGGGGTATTAGGACAGGCACCAAGAATGCTGAATCTGATTGAAGAGGCGGCCAGACGTAAAAATCGACCGGTAGAAGAAGTTGCTCTGGCCTGGTTTAGTCAGTATCTGAAAATCACGATCAAACCACTGGTAGGCATTTTTAATAAATACGGGCTGGGCGGAGAATATCATCAGCAGAATATGCTGGTTGAATTTGATCAGGATCTCTTTCCTTTAAAACTTCATTTCAGAGATAATCAGGGATACTTTTTCCGTCAGGGAATAGTAGAAGAACTTTATACCATCATTCCTGATTTTGGTATAGACAGCAGGTCCTTCATCGGAGAACCCAGACTGATTAATTTCCATAGCTATTACCTGCTCGTTAACCATCTTTTAGGTGTGGTTAATGCAATCGGCAGAAGCGGACTGGCCGACGAGCAGACACTGATCAGTTTGCTTTATGATGCCTACTGGGCAGAAGAAGAAGCTGATACGACAGGGCTTGTTGCACACTTGCTGAACAGTACCAGGCTAACGGTTAAAGGGAATCTGCTGACTAACCTGAACAATATGGACGAAGCCAGTGCGCCAAGAACACATCCGGCTATCTATATAGATTTTCCTAATCCATTAAACAAAAAGGTTTTCTCCAGAGAACTGATTAAGCCAGAAGGGAAAGAAATCGTTTTCAGCCGCTATTTTGCTAAAGAAGATGTTGAAATTACGATTCGTCCCGTAGACCTGGACCGTGACCTGGAAATGCTGCATGAGTGGTTTCACAGAGAACACGCTTTGAAAATATGGAAGATGAACTGGCCTATCCGTGAACTGGAAACTTTTTACCGGACACTGCTGGCAGGAGATGTGGTAAATAGCTATATCGGAGAAGCCAATGGAGTGCCAAGCTTTAATTTTGAAGTATACTGGGCATGCAGGGATCTGGTTGGTAATTACTATGATGCTTTACCCAATGATTATGGTACCCATCAGTTTATTGCACCGGTTGATCCCAAATTGAAATATGCTTCACCGTCTACGCAATCTATACTTGATTTTGTCTTTGCTGAACCAAAGGTTGGAAAAATGGTAGGTGAGGGATCTGTAGATTCTATGGCATCTATTATGAACAAAGCCCATGTTGGTTTCAAAATTGAAAAGGTGATCGAGCTGCCTGATAAAAAAGCAAATCTGAATTTCTGTTACCGCGAATGGTACTGGGCAAAATTCCCTGCTGCCAAAGATTTCCGGAATGAACTGGTATCAGAGCTGAGTACTAAAAAAGTATAG
- a CDS encoding M1 family metallopeptidase produces the protein MNYQFIRKTLLFVVFFAFSANLQAQQTGTESKYDPHLAFSPLFYTQNGNEFRSASGYPGAKYWQNRADYNISATLDDQNNTVTGTVTITYKNNSPDQLPYIWLQLDQNLFAENSRGNGLIKAGSRYGARGEKVNGGYKITDLAVSQKTQAVKFTSVIEDTRMQIRLDKPLAANGELITIKMNYSFVIPINGSDRMGHLATKNGEIYSIAQWFPRLCVYDDVLGWNTLPYWGAGEFYCEYGDVNYSVTAPASHILMGSGELLNAEEVFTPAQLKRWNAAKSSDQTIAIRTAEEVTDPKSRPAKDKLTWKYKMSNTRDVAFASSKAFVLDAARINLPSGKKSLAVSAQPVESNGREGYGRGVEYVKSSIEHYSEKWFEYPYPMAVNIASNISGMEYPGLVFCGWKAQNEQAWGVIDHEFGHSWFPMIVGSNERKFGWMDEGFNTFINSISSEAFNKGEYKSAKTDMHATASYMAKPEREMILVSPDAMVEANIGTNLYYKPAIGLKLLREQILGHDRFDYAFRNYIKHWAFKHPTPFDFFRSMENGAGEDLSWFWKGWFLQNWKMDQAITSVTPVKKDGQLESYNIVISNLEQMPMPIILQVKSKSGKVGNIKIPVDVWMSNKSWTINYPTTEELLSAELDPEKILPDVNVTNNTWFK, from the coding sequence ATGAATTATCAATTTATCCGGAAAACACTCCTTTTTGTAGTGTTTTTTGCTTTTAGTGCCAATTTGCAGGCACAACAGACAGGTACAGAAAGTAAATATGATCCGCATCTGGCCTTTAGTCCGCTGTTTTATACTCAGAATGGAAATGAGTTCCGTTCGGCCAGTGGATATCCGGGAGCTAAATACTGGCAGAACAGGGCAGACTATAATATTTCTGCTACGCTGGATGATCAGAACAATACAGTAACAGGCACCGTAACCATTACCTATAAAAATAATAGTCCGGATCAGCTGCCGTATATATGGCTGCAACTGGATCAGAACCTTTTTGCAGAAAACTCAAGAGGTAACGGACTGATTAAAGCCGGAAGCCGTTATGGAGCAAGAGGAGAAAAGGTAAATGGTGGTTATAAAATTACTGATCTGGCTGTTTCTCAAAAAACACAGGCAGTGAAATTTACTTCTGTCATTGAAGATACCCGTATGCAGATTCGTCTGGATAAGCCTTTAGCTGCAAATGGTGAACTGATTACTATCAAAATGAATTATTCATTTGTGATTCCTATTAACGGATCAGACCGGATGGGGCATCTTGCCACTAAAAACGGAGAGATTTATTCTATAGCACAGTGGTTCCCGAGATTATGTGTTTACGACGATGTACTGGGCTGGAATACCTTGCCTTATTGGGGTGCAGGAGAATTTTATTGTGAATATGGTGATGTAAATTATAGTGTCACTGCTCCGGCCAGTCATATCCTGATGGGCTCAGGAGAATTGCTGAATGCTGAAGAAGTATTTACTCCGGCACAGTTAAAAAGATGGAATGCAGCCAAATCAAGTGACCAGACTATTGCTATACGTACAGCAGAAGAGGTGACTGATCCAAAATCACGTCCTGCAAAAGATAAGCTGACCTGGAAATATAAAATGTCTAATACAAGGGACGTAGCTTTCGCTTCTTCAAAAGCTTTTGTGCTTGATGCAGCAAGAATTAATCTGCCAAGCGGTAAAAAATCTCTTGCAGTTTCTGCGCAACCTGTGGAAAGTAATGGCCGTGAAGGTTATGGCAGGGGAGTAGAATATGTAAAGTCTTCTATCGAACACTATTCTGAAAAATGGTTTGAATATCCATATCCAATGGCCGTTAATATCGCTTCCAATATCAGTGGTATGGAATATCCGGGTCTGGTTTTTTGTGGCTGGAAAGCTCAGAATGAACAAGCCTGGGGAGTAATCGATCACGAATTTGGCCATAGCTGGTTTCCTATGATCGTTGGCAGTAATGAGCGCAAGTTTGGCTGGATGGATGAAGGATTTAATACATTCATTAATTCTATCTCTTCAGAAGCATTTAATAAAGGAGAATATAAAAGTGCAAAAACCGATATGCATGCGACAGCCAGCTATATGGCAAAACCAGAAAGAGAAATGATTCTGGTAAGTCCGGATGCCATGGTTGAAGCCAATATTGGAACCAATCTATATTATAAACCGGCTATAGGGCTTAAATTATTGAGAGAACAGATATTGGGACATGACCGTTTTGATTATGCATTCCGGAATTACATTAAGCACTGGGCTTTTAAACATCCTACACCTTTTGACTTTTTCCGTTCCATGGAGAATGGCGCAGGCGAAGATCTTTCCTGGTTCTGGAAAGGATGGTTTTTACAGAACTGGAAAATGGATCAGGCCATTACCAGCGTAACACCGGTTAAAAAAGATGGACAGCTGGAGAGCTATAATATTGTAATCTCCAATCTGGAGCAAATGCCGATGCCTATTATTTTACAGGTAAAAAGTAAGAGCGGTAAAGTAGGAAATATTAAGATACCAGTTGATGTATGGATGAGTAATAAGAGCTGGACGATCAATTATCCGACTACAGAAGAATTACTTTCTGCAGAACTGGATCCGGAGAAAATTTTGCCGGATGTAAATGTGACAAACAATACCTGGTTCAAATAG
- a CDS encoding ArsC family reductase codes for MIVYGIPNCNTVKKARTWLTDNGIDYEFHDFKKQGITAEKLHEWCAVFGWEVVLNKKGTTWKKLTADEQLAVKDEKSAIAVLLNHTSAIKRPVIEQDGKAVLISFDEELYNKVLK; via the coding sequence ATGATAGTTTACGGAATTCCAAATTGTAATACAGTTAAAAAAGCAAGAACGTGGTTAACAGATAATGGTATAGATTATGAATTTCATGACTTTAAAAAGCAGGGAATAACAGCTGAAAAGCTTCATGAGTGGTGTGCCGTGTTTGGTTGGGAAGTCGTTTTGAATAAGAAAGGGACTACCTGGAAAAAGCTTACAGCAGATGAGCAACTGGCTGTTAAAGATGAAAAATCGGCAATAGCTGTTCTTTTAAATCATACCAGTGCAATTAAGCGACCTGTTATTGAGCAGGATGGTAAGGCCGTTCTGATTAGTTTCGACGAAGAATTATATAACAAAGTATTAAAATAG